Below is a genomic region from Erigeron canadensis isolate Cc75 chromosome 7, C_canadensis_v1, whole genome shotgun sequence.
TCTTAGTCACCATTCATTTTAACCATTATATGGAACTCTTTTAAAtaaaacgagagcaagtatccgcgtgttgcggcggtaaaatgatgagggtgataggtcatagagtgtgataggttataagaggtggtatgtcatagagtgtcatagtcaaatgccttagtcgtacgggctccgtcatcggatttaaaaattcgtcgaaagtatatcgaataacatctctaatgaaaaaacatgaaattttaaaaacagaCATATAagctttttataatttatcgatgtacgttattgagataaaagattatgaaagaattagaagaataaaatgatttatggagtagAGAAAattgtatgcattgatgtatggtatatCATACATTATCAtgtatacattgttgaaatttaatgtttgaaagttgaaaagtgaatttgttttataatatagtatagattaattaCACGTGTTTTGTAAACTACGTATAAATCCCTAAGCTAATTATCATGTTCCATGTCTTACCATTTGGCCGGtcaatataaaacaaactcttAGAAATAAGATTTAGATTGAAGGAAACGATCTGAATAAGTTGTTTCTTCAACTAAGACATTGAATTAGTTTATCTACTGTAGATTTGATAAGGACCATGGTGAATTTCGGTCACTACTCGCTTAGACATGGTTAAGGTAAGGATTCTGTTTTGAAACTTCGTTTATTATATTGTAGTACGGATTTTggttttaaactttatttattatatagtagTACGGATTCCTATTTTAAACTATGATTTCGTTATATTAAGGTACGGATTTCTATTTTAAACTTgtacgtatatgtatatatcaaaaCTATGATTTGAATACCGTTTGTTCCTTCTGCGTTACTCTgttgttaaattgattttgatATGTCTTTTAAGGCCTCAAAACTATTTTGTTcgtatatgttatatgttagTCATGATCTGAAGGTTTTAAATAAATTCTGATTTTTGAACTATATGTACGAATAATCTTTGAATATGTTAAAAGCTTGATTCGAAATAAGAAAGTTTTTGTAACATTGTACGATAAGAATTTTGAAAgattatttataaagttattttgatatatGAGAACTTGATATGAAAACCCGAGCTAACCACCTATAGGGGTACTACAGGCACATCATTGGGGGCACCAATGGTGTGACACTTCTGTGGCAGTGTGATTGGTTACGGCGTCTCTGTTTGTAGGTGTGCTATAAAAGCATTGCCTTTTTGTTTTGGAAGGCGTATGAGTCGACTCTAGTTTGTAAGTTCTATTCTGGTAGGGTGGATGGTTGTGTTGTGCCCGATACGCCATTTCACATTTGTAGGGTACATTTGGATCTGCAGGTCCATTGTACATATGTCTGACATTTGTTTTATCGATTCGATATGCAAATGTATGCGTTTTGTTTTGTTGTAGGAGCTCGGTTGGCTTTGAAAATATGGAACTCTGAAATGTAAGCTTTTTGATAATGTTGGATACGAAATATTGTTTTGGAAATGCTAAAATATGGATTTAATGATATGACTATATTTGCTTCggattaatattatttatataaaatgtgtCTTTGATTCgttaaaaatatcttttaaatCTTTGTATTAGTTAAatgatttttgttataaaaacaTCTTGTCTATTTTGAATATTATCATATGTATTACTATATCCGCGCACTGAGCAATTGGCTCAGCCGCAGTTTTTCTTTCCCTGTGGCAGGTATTAAGAAAGAGTAGAAAAATGGACTTTTAGCTAGATTTCGCGCATAATGGATTTGTTGAAGATCAAGGTTGAGGATAACATTAGCCTTTAAGAGAATTGTAAAAATATTAAGAGAAATTATTGGTATAACATTCATGTATTATTGTTTTAAGTTCGAAAATAACATTTCATATTCTAGTTTAGaagtggggtgttacacaacCACTCAAAACGACCGTTGGAGCGAGGCGGTTTGGGTCCGTCTTCAGGCCCAAAATGTCATTTTCTATGAGTATGGACCTTTTCTATGTTTTTCGCGTTTTTTAGACTTTCTTCTTGTTATAACTTTCGGCCCACTTGTTTGTTTAGGCCCATTCGAACTTTTTTGCATTATTTATATTCCTGTAAACCTAGAACATAATCAGTTTTTATGATATTACAAAATCGGTTTTCTCTCTGTCATTGTGTGATAGTTTGAATTAACTCTAATTTTCGGTATTCTTTCGAATCAACGAATATTAGAAGATTGGTTCTTGACATTTCTTTGAATCAACAGCTTCGATTATCTATCTCAAAATTCCGTCTGTGTCACTATGTcatgatttgaaagttttaaaaggatttaggaagattaatcattttccatccAATATATAACTCAAGTATTCATTTTCTCGTGTGATGATACTAGATTTATCAAACAACGATTTATTTCACACAACCAAAACGCAAAAACAAAGCAAGTAGAGTAGATCTAGTAAACAACTTCGACTGTCTGGAAGCCGTTCTTGATGGATGCTACAACTGCATCAATGACCACTTGAGTCTTTCTACTAATCATCTGCCACTTAGTCTCGGGTTTAGCCTCATTATCGCGAATTCCCTGAACGAGTCGAGCAAATTCCTGAACCATTAATGCTTCTTGAGGAAGATCAATTGTGATTTTACACTCACTCGGCTCAGGCACACACCCAATTGATAATTCGGCCCATCTAGAATTTGCTACGGTATAAAATGGTGCAACCTTTTCATTAAACGGGATAACGAAATCATGGACACGAAAGTTTCCATTCGTACCAACCGCAATTATATCCTGGCATAAATTAGTAAGGAACGAACAATAGAACGTTGCTACCTTTCCTTCCTTTTCCCAGTTTAGTGAAGCGCCACATGATAATAATACCCCTAAATCGTTATACTCAGGGTAACGAAGCGCGGTCACTGTTTTTGGAAGCACATAATCATAAGCCCATAAAATAGCTCGTATGCTATACCATCCTGTATCCCCAAGAGCTCCTAGGGAGTCTAGATTCGGGTTTACACGAATATCGGTTTGAAGGAAATCGCTTCCTCCTACATATGACACCGTGCTATGGacctatatatacaaatagACATTACATAAGTCCTCTTAATAGAAACTTTCTAAGCCTACAATTAAAAGTAATCAAGACTAAATAGGAACTAAaagcaacaaatatatataactccaaaTGCCAAAACAAACGTTAATGACGATTACAATTGTTAAATGgagagtgatatatctacaataaCTTTTAGCACTCACAACAATGTATGTTTTATACCGTTATATACTGTACAGTATAATATGTACATTTGTTGTTGTGAATgataaaaaaattgttagaaaaataTACCACTTCCCATGTTAAATAGGACAAATATGCATTATATGATTTCTCAATAGAAATAATTAGTTAATGtaaatcaaattataatttaaaattttttaatctagcataaaaaatataattttatataaaagtatggGCATTAATTAATTCATAACACCAATTTCatcatgtatttttttatttttttttgcatgaaaaaaatttgattttaacaaatgtaaaaagttatatgtttgtaaagacttgtaaatgtaatatttttatccGCATATGAATGTATAATGGAAACTGGTATGTTAATTTACTCCAGTGTATTTATTTTCTAACCGTTAAAGTAActgaattattttatatatatttctatattagCATCAAGTATTTTGcttgatattatttatttaatattatgttgttttaaaaaaaatattgaatgaatgaataaataatggTTTTTATGGGTTAAGTTAATACATTTatctttgtttatttataaagaaaagaCAAACATTTTTATCACTTAATgtttcataaataatttttattaagtcaccacttttttattaaaacactAGATTAAAATCATGAATTGCATgataaataattgttattgtaaattcagttaaaaataaataatacatcttccaaatttaaaattataagactAAAATATTGTAACAACaatatattcaaatgtaaacttATTTATTAACGGTAGTTACattgaatatattttaagactaaTCAATGAACTTGTTTTTATAAATacaagcatggtacccgcgcaatgcggcgacgataACAGTGACAGTTAGTGACGGCAGATGcatcaagtggtgtaggtatttgatataaagatatttaatttaaaagagtagtgtatatcttttaaaagataatgtaataatgattgtgtaagttaattcattaagggtaaaatggtaatttcgcgtgtctaaaaaatgtaaactttttaacattgggctataatttttatatagtagtatagaagtatagatgtgTAAATCATGAAACCATTTAACAATAAATGAAATCAATGagtaataaaattgaaaagattaattaaaaaaatgaataatttattaaatttgagtaaaaaatttaatttttattttttaactaaaaagtaaaataagattttctaaattaaaaagataaaaaggaaaaaaaaaattcactatgtcacatttaataataattatgctTTTAGAATACagagaaaaataattatttaaaaaaaagtgaaatataTATTCATGTCTTAGaggtaaaaaataaagataaataatatgtatttgtttttgatttatGAATGGTTAGGTATAAGATAAGATTAGTAAGaatgtaattaattttaaattaaattaaggaaaatgttaaatgaagcccGTAGGGCCTcacttaacgtgtataaaaaggTTATacgttttcatatcaaaagcctacctcctgatttttatggtaagtgtacaaatATTTAATGCAGATTAACGAAAGGCTTTGTTTAATGACACTAATTGGGGAGGAACTCTCAAGTTTCcggaaataaaatataaacttcttgcagtaaaaaaaatagtaataaatttaaatttattggtaagttaattaattaagtaatcAAATAGTATATTTACTTATGTAAATAATGATTGGAACTCCTATGCTAAAGGGATAGACAATCATCCACAAGAatttaaaatcatttgattttttCAAACGTAAATTTCACAtccataaatgtttttaaacttaaacttaagattattacttttatttaataactaaTTCCATATCAATACTTACTTggcaataaaataatattaaataatatgtGAAATTGACAAGTAAGCAAAACTATTAGTTGTCAAACAAACAATTATTTCACAAACAATTATATCACGATAGCTGTAAATTattctctcttagttatatagagatatTAAACATTACTTTATATTGCTTTCATTTATAAACGtaaagattttatatatatttttaagtgtgaataaaCTAATGAAAAATAATCATATCTGTTAAAAGGTGTGCCAAATGATTCTCTTTGTTGGATGTGTAGAACCAATGAGTCCATGTTTGGAAAACCTGTATTTATATATGCTTGCAACGATAATTTGGCTTTTTGAAACCTTATAAATATTCCTTTTCTATCCATCATttgttaaagttaaaattatCTATAACAAGTCAGGCTGTCTGGTTTCTAAATAATATGTACAACCTATTGGCTTTGGCTATAGTCCGTGTTTTGGAAAGTTGGACTTTTGTTGTTGGCATGACCCAGATTTTCCAACCCCGGTATAGTAATACAAAtacttttgttgactttttcAGAAATTTGATTGACACACGACTCcatatttgaaaaagaaaaataaaaagtatcatACCGATTTGAGTTGACCAAATTTGTGCTGATCAGAAAGGACCTCCTTCATCTTTACAGTCCGTGGATGATGCATCCACATGGTAGCATCCATGAACTGCACCCCACTCGATTCACAAGCCCCTAGTATCGTATCCAGTTCGCCAACGTTAAGCGCGACAGGTTTCTCCAACAAAACATGTTTCTTCTTTTCAGCAGCCAAAACAGCCCATTTCACATGTAGGCTAGTTGGTAACGGAACATAAACCGCATCGACATCAGGGTCATCCAATACGGCATCGTAGGTTCCATAAACTTTGGTGGATTCTGGGAAATGGTTTTCGGATGCAAAAGCAATTGCTTTGTCTAAGGAACGGCTGCCTATGGCGGATATGGTTATGTTATCGGATAGAAGCATAGCCCGTGATACCTTTCGGGCTATGTTTGCACATCCGAGTATTCCAAATCGGATTCGGGTTCCAGCCATTATTTTGGTTGAGTTTTGAGTGGAAAAGTTTTGAAATAgcaatgtgtgtatatatactagaaaAGGATGATAATTGTAGCTAGTGGctcttactattttttttttggaaaatatcatatatgccaCTACTAAGTTCCTAAATATCACATTTAGAcaattaatttttgaaatatcATAAAAGCCATtattaagatttaaatatatCATAATTACCCAAAtagttaaatttaattaatttaaaacattaaaacacttaaaattattaaattacatttCCAAATTACAATTATACCCTTTTATTATCTAACTACCAATTACACTATGCACAGGAAGTGAAATCCTTAGTGTCTTTCCCCACGACCACCTCTAAGCTTTAAGTGATCCTCCCTTATCAAAGCCTTAAAAACAATCCTCCCTTATCAAAgccttaaaaaaaacatacaacgCAGAGTTAAAAGAACATGAATGATAATGTTAAAAGAACATGTCATATATAGGACCTTCTGACATGctaatggaaaatctcaacaaaCTTAGTATTGAGAACATGTTCAAACTTGCCACATCTAACAACACTAAtatggatgatcaaaatcaaatacattacGCAGCAACTTATTTAAAGCCATTGTTTAAGCGTTTAAACCAATGGAATATCTCAAAGAAAACAGAACGTTTTGGTATgtaaaccaacaaaaaaatgTCAAAGATAACAAAGtgaatctggaaaaaaaaatacgagtagAACCGAAGTGTATTACTTCTAAAAAGAAGACTAACTCTATTCACGAGCCTTTTCATATCAACCCTTAATCTGCACCATTTTCATGAGCTTTCCTCTTCTTTCCTCGTCTCCTAATAAAGTAACAGTTCATAGCATTCTATAAgcacaaaattatatatattattgtaaatagagaaaacataaaatgaagtaaccttttattattatgtgCTTGAGATGTTTCATATTGACCAGAACTTTGAGATGATGCGTTATTGCATGTCTTTTCACGGTGTCCAAACTGACCACATCACGGACACTTATGAATTCTCCTTTTGGGTTCGTTTCGTGATacaattctgttttttttcGGTCTTCCGGGAGGGCGTTTAATAATAGGCTGGTATATCTTCTCCTCTGTATCTATATGTACCCATTGATCTTTCCCAGATATTGTACCAAAATCTAAAGCATATGCTTCCTTAAATTTCTCAATGGAGAAATATGGATCAACATATTTGTCCCAATCACTATCTCTTGTGAAAGCAATCAAAGCTGCTGCATGTACAGAAGGGAGACCTTTAACTTGCCACACCCGACAACTGCATTTTCTCTCAAGAAGATTAACCTCATAAcgttttgttttatatgttaCTTCGGCTTGAGTATCACTGGTTCTTGAAACTTTGTATTCACCCAAGTTCtacaagtaaaaaaagaaagaaatataaacattgaggagatatatgtatatgatgagAGTATAAATTAGTATAATACTTATAGATCAATATACTTGCCTTGGAGATCTGATTGAGATAACTTTTTGCCTTAGGAACTAAAGTGCCATTCCATTTTTTTACAATCCTTCTTTTCTTATCAAATCGTTTTATCATTTTTTCCCTAATGGAATCAACGAGATCCAACACCGGCTTATAACGCAGTTTTCCTATCCAAGAATTAAATGCCTCAGAAATATTGTTGGTAATATAATCACACTTGGATATTGTGCCAAACTTGCTTCGACTCCATATCTTATTATGGTTCTGAGTAAGATATGTAATCGCATTTTCACGCAAACCAGCAATTTGTTTCATAAATCTATCATGCTCACTGGAATGGTATGTTAATACAGCACCCCATAGGTTAGAGTAGAAGAAGTCACCACGAAAATGTTTCTTAAAGTTGCTATACAAGTGCCTTATGCATTCTCTATGCTCAACATTAGGATAAACATGCATAATAGCTACTTCTAACCCTTTTTGCATGTCAGATGAGATGACAAGACCGTCTGGTGTCCCAATTGCTCTTTTTAGCGACTCAAGGAACCATGTCCACGATGCAGTATTCTCTGATTCAAGCACACTATAGGCAACTGGGAATATTGAATTATTACCATCAATTCCCGTGGCAGCAGCTAGTACCCCATTATACTTCCCTTTAAGATGACATGCATCAAGACCAATATAAGGACGACAACCAGCTAGAAACTCTTTAGAGCAAGCTGCTAATGATATAAAAAACCTCTTGAAGTGTTTCTTGTCACCTTTTTTCTCAAAGTCAATCTCAACAACACTTCCCGGGTTCTTATTTAGTAGTTCTGCTTTGAAATCATCCATCTTAATGAATGAATCTTCCCACTTACCATATATATCAGTGTAAGCTTGTTCCTTCCCTCTAAAGACTTTCAAATATGGTACATCCACAttgtaaattttcaaaatccatTTCCTAAGTTCTGCAGGAGTGACATCCCCATCTGATTTTAACTTGTCTGAAACTATACCAGCAACCCATCCTTGTGTGGCACGGTTATTACCGCCTTTGTTGCTTCGAGTACAAGAATGAGCTTCTACCATTGTTTTCACCtacataatatgttttttttttgtattagcATAACAAGCATTTAAgctgtaaattttaaaaaagttatatacttACTTCAAAAGTAATTTCATCTTGCATGGTAGAAGCATGTATTCTCCAGTCGCACTCCATGTTTCTACATCTTGCAATGAAGCGTGTTGGATCACTTTTCACTAGAAAGTAATCGTACTCATTTGTGATTGCATGATGGTTCAAAGCTCTTTTGAAAGCAACTGCGTTTGTAAACTTAGAGTTCACTTTAATCGTTGGACATTTCTGGTTAAATGAGTCTGTTTCGCCTTCATAATTCAACATCGCACCTTCACCGTCAGAACTAAGATGGCTGTGATAACTCTCTTCGCTTGGACAATAATCTGATTCATCCTCATCATCTGTTTCAACAACTTTATCCTGAGCACTgtacaaaaaaaattactttgttAGTGACTTGAATATAGTTGTCCTTAAACGTAAAAACAGTGTATGTACCTCTTTTGTAATTCAATTGTCCTACTGCTGTTATCTGTTGTCATATAAATGGTTACTTCTTTCTCTTTCTCGTACATGCTAAGCATAACCATGAAGTTGTCATCGGAATCAAGATCAATAAAAGATTGTCGTGTGGCATTCTTGTCAACAAAAACAGTTGAGAAGACGGGGTTGCTCTTGGATATATAAAGTCTGCTAATTTCATCTTGTAGTTGATTCAAGTTGTATGAGCATGTGTCAATATGGATACATTTTGAGAgccaaaacatatattttcctACATGAGTTCTTGGCTGGCCTAAAATAGCCTCCATATTTTAGTTTTAGCTTATACTTAGATGGTACTTGCCTGAATATAAGAATTATACATTAATAGTGTTATAAATCAgcaataaacaaacaaatgatgTTCAAAGAAATCATAAAAACATACTCAATTATCGGTGATTCGGCCATATTTTCCCATCTTGGCTTATACAATTCAGCCATATCTACATCATTATCCATTTTCAATGTTATTCGGTATTACAACTTTCTGCAATACAATACAAAGTACAATGGTTAATCTTGTAGTGTCTTTACACACATTAAACCAAGCCAAAAATGTTCTTTTTTATGACATTTTACCCTTTATACAAAGAATGACATTACTCtaaattcaaatcaaaatcaaaaacaatcTACCAATGCTAGACTGACAGTCATGGTTGATGCAAAAACTCAACTCAATAATGGACATAATAACAAACATGAAAATTTAGTACGGTAAAAACATGAATGTGCCTAGTCCAACATATAAATGTTTGTACAATTTTTAACCCATCCTTACAGCATACATGACGTCTCtgttttttttaccaaaaccaTATCAACACAATCTCATCAAATAAAGTAGCTATAAAGAAATTATTTGTCAAAATTAAAGTATCAATATTATCAATTGTAGTATGAATCAAATTTGGGAATCCATCTTTAACAAcaacataactatatatatatatatatatatatatatatatatatatatatatataacttaccaAATAAAATTGATCTTCAGAGAAGACAGGTACTGGCTTAGTATGATCAAGAGTAGGGCTTCTGACAAATAAATAGATATTCATCCAACTATTTGATCGATATTTAGGGAAGAAAAAGGGCGGGAATTTGAGGCGCGAATTGTGATCTCTGCGTTATGTAATTAGGGATTCCCTATTTGTTATGTAGATCGTAAAATGGGGCTAAATAATTGTGGGTTAAATGAGAAAGGTTATAATTGTAATTTATaaatgtaatttaataattttaggagttttaatgttttaaattgattaaatttaactatttggataattatgatatatttaaatcttgataATGGCTTTTATgatatttcaaaaattaattgTCTAAATGTGATATTTAAGAGCTTAATAGtggcatatatgatattttcccttttttttttcgtaTTGTTTATATTTGGTTTTACTCCTCTTCCATATTAAACCAAATTTAATTTGTCAAAGTTTCTTTCAttaaactttgaccgtaaatatatgtatttatcttttataatatttgataaaaattatatcaataaaaaatatatttaatacaaaCCAAAATTTTTACgcttaaaattgaaaacaaaagacTAGACCAAGTCAAAATTTTACCTTTAGTATTAGATGAAGGGAGTATGTATTACCCGTTATAAAAACTAATAGTGGCGTAGACAATATATGGTAACAAGTGTTCGAATGAAAATCTCACTATGTAATACCCCATctgtcccattttagttgtcatgttgactaactttgaccgtaaataactttgactgtctcatgtaacacttgaaatatatgaatggattgggtttttaatgtacttttcgttcatataagttttatcaactattatatagtacaaataaagttatttatggtcaaagcTAGTCAAAAATGGAACGGAGtggatatataattataaatgtgCTCGCTATATGTAGATATGTAGTGTAATGAGTACACACCTCATCTTCTAACATGAAAggttaaattataaaaataaggaaaatgattaatgagATTAATTTGTATGCCTAAAGATAGGCTTAAAAAGGAGATCAAACCATGTGACAAGATCAAAGGTAGAGATaatgaaagagaattagtggaaaaCATGTGTCATGTGATGTATGGAGTAGGCATATTTTTAGGTATATGAATTAGGTATATGTATCATTATCTTAAAAATAAATGCTTGAAGACATGtcataatttgttgtagtgGAATCAACGCTTATGACTTAGAATCGGAACACCAACACCTACAAGAAAATGAGTTTTTGGGTAAATGGTACGTCTCTGTTCTTCTTCCCTTAAATGTGTAAACATTGTTTATTGTCTTACTTGGGCTTACCGGCCCAAATAGcttagtatatgtatatatagtgcGTCACCAAAACTTATACGGAAAACTCGAAATGCAAAAAAAGCAAACCTCATAGAACTTACAAAAAGTAACTTAAACGCATTCATAATAATGGTCAACAATCGACAAAGTTCTACATAATGCAATGAACATAAATTGATAACACGTGTAAAGTCTTCCACCCAAGGATAAAAAATGTCTAATGCCAATAATCTAGTAGAAGCAACAGGGAAAGTAAAATATGCTGGTCTATATTCCTCGTCCCTAATTAAGTGCCTCATGCTACCAGCCCTAGCCTCCTCTTATCTGGttatctaaactcaatacttaAAAACGTCAACACGAATGTAGGTGAGTTTCTTGATTTTTAGTAAAAAGTTTCACGTTTCCATAAACTCAGAATGATCCTTACACAATCACATTAGGTTATGGACTTACCGTAACACCAAGTGGCAAGAATCAAGAATCAAGAATCAAGCTTCCCAAATATCACCATTAAGTATCAAGTGCCAAGTATCCGCAACCAAGTAACAAGGGCCAAGTTTCAAGCAAACAGATTCAACAAATCTGAGATCAAATATTAAGTGACAATTAACCAACTTAGCAACCAAACAATCATTCGTTTATACTACATGAATAGATCAACTTTAGTGCAAATATCAAGATGCAAGCAAACCTATGCACAAGTATCAAGCTACAAGCAATTGATACCATCAATAATATAATCATAGTAGTCTCAGGCAACACATAAAATGATTATGTATCCTTTCACCCTGGAAAACGTAAAGAAAATGAGCTATGAAACTCACCTGCTGTCCGTAAAATAGTCTGACAAATGTGATAAaagaagtagaaaaaaaaaactttaaaatttttaataattagattttgaataaattacaCGAATGATGCctgaaatatatatgaaattacgTATTAGACACCTCACGTGCACGACACGTGGCTTGACTTAACAGCCAAATAGACGGCCATTAGTGAtaggtatggtccgagtggaaaaGTGAAACTTTGGGTATGATTAAAGTGGAAAAGTGCAAGTTTAGGTATGGTCCGAGTAGAAATTCAAAACTTTGTATCAAAAGAGTAATCTGAGGTATACTTTAGGTTCCATCCATGTACTGTACT
It encodes:
- the LOC122607491 gene encoding uncharacterized oxidoreductase At4g09670-like; this translates as MAGTRIRFGILGCANIARKVSRAMLLSDNITISAIGSRSLDKAIAFASENHFPESTKVYGTYDAVLDDPDVDAVYVPLPTSLHVKWAVLAAEKKKHVLLEKPVALNVGELDTILGACESSGVQFMDATMWMHHPRTVKMKEVLSDQHKFGQLKSVHSTVSYVGGSDFLQTDIRVNPNLDSLGALGDTGWYSIRAILWAYDYVLPKTVTALRYPEYNDLGVLLSCGASLNWEKEGKVATFYCSFLTNLCQDIIAVGTNGNFRVHDFVIPFNEKVAPFYTVANSRWAELSIGCVPEPSECKITIDLPQEALMVQEFARLVQGIRDNEAKPETKWQMISRKTQVVIDAVVASIKNGFQTVEVVY
- the LOC122609088 gene encoding uncharacterized protein LOC122609088 is translated as MDNDVDMAELYKPRWENMAESPIIEQVPSKYKLKLKYGGYFRPAKNSCRKIYVLALKILYISKSNPVFSTVFVDKNATRQSFIDLDSDDNFMVMLSMYEKEKEVTIYMTTDNSSRTIELQKSAQDKVVETDDEDESDYCPSEESYHSHLSSDGEGAMLNYEGETDSFNQKCPTIKVNSKFTNAVAFKRALNHHAITNEYDYFLVKSDPTRFIARCRNMECDWRIHASTMQDEITFEVKTMVEAHSCTRSNKGGNNRATQGWVAGIVSDKLKSDGDVTPAELRKWILKIYNVDVPYLKVFRGKEQAYTDIYGKWEDSFIKMDDFKAELLNKNPGSVVEIDFEKKGDKKHFKRFFISLAACSKEFLAGCRPYIGLDACHLKGKYNGVLAAATGIDGNNSIFPVAYSVLESENTASWTWFLESLKRAIGTPDGLVISSDMQKGLEVAIMHVYPNVEHRECIRHLYSNFKKHFRGDFFYSNLWGAVLTYHSSEHDRFMKQIAGLRENAITYLTQNHNKIWSRSKFGTISKCDYITNNISEAFNSWIGKLRYKPVLDLVDSIREKMIKRFDKKRRIVKKWNGTLVPKAKSYLNQISKNLGEYKVSRTSDTQAEVTYKTKRYEVNLLERKCSCRVWQVKGLPSVHAAALIAFTRDSDWDKYVDPYFSIEKFKEAYALDFGTISGKDQWFGHREKTCNNASSQSSGQYETSQAHNNKRRRGKKRKAHENGAD